Proteins from a genomic interval of Lacticaseibacillus pabuli:
- the uvrB gene encoding excinuclease ABC subunit UvrB: MADTREIRPFELVSPYKPAGDQQQAIDKLVKGFRAGEKEEILWGATGTGKTFTMSNVIAQLGKPTLILSHNKTLAGQLYGEFKQFFPNNAVEYFVSYYDYYQPEAYVPSSDTYIEKDSAINDEIDQLRHSATSSLLTRSDVIVVASVSSIFGLGDPKEYFDHLISLHVGMEMDRNTLLRRLVDIQYDRNDIDFQRGRFRVRGDVVEIFPASGDEHAIRVEFFGDEIDRITEVDALTGEIVGTRDHVAIFPATHFLTADDRMDTAIDGIAKELDERLKVLRDDGKLLEAQRLEQRTNYDIEMLREMGYTSGVENYSRHMDGRKPGEPPYTLLDFFPKDFNIMVDESHVTMPQVRAMYNGDRARKQVLIDYGFRLPSALDNRPLKLDEFEKHVNRILYVSATPGPYELDRVPKKDIAEQIIRPTGLLDPKIEVRPIMGQIDDLVGEINKRVEKHERVFITTLTKKMAEDLTDYMKDLGIKVKYLHSDIKTLERTQIIRDLRLGKFDVLIGINLLREGIDVPEVSLIAILDADKEGFLRAERSLIQTIGRASRNEHGKVIMYADNITDSMKAAIDATARRRAIQEKYNKDHGITPKTIIKPIRDNISAVKTADVDADKGKSFAQVDLEDMSKSEKKEVIKNLREQMQAAAKKLDFEQAASLRDTILELEAN, from the coding sequence ATGGCAGATACGCGTGAAATTAGACCTTTTGAGTTGGTTTCGCCATACAAACCAGCGGGGGATCAGCAGCAGGCGATTGATAAGCTCGTGAAGGGGTTTAGAGCCGGCGAAAAGGAAGAAATTCTGTGGGGCGCTACTGGGACTGGGAAAACCTTCACGATGAGTAACGTGATTGCGCAGCTCGGCAAACCAACGCTTATTTTGTCGCATAACAAAACCCTAGCTGGCCAGTTGTACGGTGAATTCAAGCAGTTCTTCCCGAACAATGCGGTTGAATACTTTGTGTCCTACTATGATTACTACCAGCCCGAAGCCTATGTGCCGAGTTCTGATACGTATATCGAAAAAGACTCCGCCATTAACGACGAAATCGACCAGTTGCGCCACTCTGCGACCAGCTCCTTGCTGACGCGGAGTGACGTCATTGTTGTGGCCTCGGTTTCCAGCATCTTCGGATTAGGGGACCCAAAGGAGTACTTTGATCACCTGATTAGCCTGCACGTTGGGATGGAGATGGACCGGAACACCTTGCTGCGCCGGCTCGTGGACATTCAGTACGACCGCAATGATATTGACTTCCAGCGCGGGCGCTTCCGTGTGCGCGGGGATGTCGTTGAAATTTTCCCAGCTAGTGGGGATGAACACGCGATTCGTGTTGAGTTCTTTGGCGACGAGATCGACAGAATTACCGAAGTCGACGCGCTGACGGGTGAAATTGTCGGCACGCGGGATCACGTGGCCATCTTCCCAGCGACCCATTTCTTGACTGCTGATGACCGGATGGATACCGCCATCGACGGGATTGCCAAGGAACTGGACGAGCGGCTCAAGGTGTTGCGCGATGATGGCAAGCTGCTCGAAGCGCAGCGTCTCGAACAGCGGACCAATTACGATATCGAAATGCTCCGTGAAATGGGCTACACGAGTGGGGTCGAGAACTACTCGCGGCACATGGACGGTCGCAAACCCGGCGAGCCGCCTTACACACTGCTCGACTTTTTCCCCAAAGACTTCAATATCATGGTGGATGAAAGTCATGTTACGATGCCGCAGGTGCGTGCAATGTACAACGGGGACCGTGCCCGGAAACAGGTTCTGATTGATTACGGTTTCCGCCTGCCCAGTGCGCTGGACAACCGGCCGCTGAAGTTAGACGAGTTTGAGAAGCATGTTAACCGGATTTTGTATGTTTCGGCAACGCCAGGTCCATACGAACTGGACCGGGTGCCAAAGAAGGATATTGCGGAGCAAATTATTCGGCCAACCGGGCTACTTGATCCTAAAATTGAAGTGCGTCCAATCATGGGCCAGATTGATGATTTGGTCGGGGAGATTAACAAGCGGGTCGAAAAGCACGAGCGTGTCTTCATCACGACGTTGACTAAGAAGATGGCGGAAGACCTGACCGACTACATGAAGGACCTCGGCATTAAGGTCAAGTACCTGCATTCTGACATTAAGACCTTGGAGCGGACCCAGATTATTCGTGACCTGCGCCTGGGCAAGTTTGATGTCCTCATCGGGATTAACCTCCTGCGTGAAGGGATTGACGTGCCAGAAGTGAGCCTGATTGCCATCCTGGATGCCGATAAGGAAGGCTTCCTGCGCGCGGAACGGTCACTCATCCAAACGATTGGTCGTGCTAGCCGTAACGAACACGGGAAGGTCATCATGTACGCGGATAACATCACGGATTCGATGAAAGCCGCGATTGATGCCACCGCGCGGCGGCGTGCCATCCAGGAGAAATACAACAAGGACCACGGGATTACACCGAAGACCATCATTAAGCCGATTCGTGATAACATCAGTGCTGTTAAGACGGCGGATGTGGATGCAGATAAGGGTAAGAGCTTCGCTCAAGTCGACCTGGAGGATATGTCCAAGTCCGAAAAGAAGGAAGTCATTAAGAACCTGCGCGAACAGATGCAGGCAGCTGCCAAGAAGTTGGACTTCGAACAAGCGGCCAGCTTGCGTGATACCATCCTAGAACTGGAAGCAAATTAG
- a CDS encoding L,D-transpeptidase, whose translation MNNAQMKRLLTWLRGVLTTRKLRWPIFKVFVPVAFVLIIALLGLRSYNHTRAQAAADAVRSSQVAARKRVAARKQAQADAAAAKRKAAQPVNWRRPSQAKPYPKPSQHKKLWLDVDLSKQRVFLKDGHTLLYTMYASSGVKHTTPTGHFKIQSERGQSFFNGSEQMGANYYTSFYRHGVYLFHSVPTDLQGHYIPKEAAKLGKKPGSHGCVRLTVADAKWIFKNIKVGTKVKVHY comes from the coding sequence GTGAATAATGCACAAATGAAGCGCCTGCTGACGTGGCTCAGGGGCGTGCTAACAACACGTAAGCTCCGGTGGCCAATCTTTAAGGTCTTCGTTCCCGTTGCGTTTGTATTGATTATCGCGCTGCTAGGGCTGCGCAGCTACAATCACACGCGTGCCCAGGCCGCTGCGGATGCAGTGCGTAGCAGTCAAGTGGCCGCCCGCAAACGGGTCGCGGCACGCAAGCAGGCCCAAGCTGATGCCGCTGCGGCTAAGCGCAAGGCGGCGCAGCCCGTTAATTGGCGCCGGCCATCGCAGGCCAAACCATATCCGAAACCGAGTCAGCATAAAAAGCTGTGGCTGGACGTGGATCTGAGTAAACAACGCGTTTTCTTGAAGGACGGCCACACTTTGCTCTATACCATGTATGCCTCGAGTGGCGTCAAACACACGACACCGACGGGCCACTTCAAGATTCAATCGGAGCGCGGCCAATCCTTCTTCAACGGTAGTGAGCAGATGGGTGCGAATTACTACACCAGTTTCTACCGTCACGGCGTTTATCTCTTTCACAGTGTCCCGACCGATTTGCAGGGCCATTACATTCCAAAAGAGGCTGCCAAGCTTGGCAAAAAGCCAGGCTCGCACGGCTGCGTGCGGCTGACCGTCGCGGATGCCAAGTGGATTTTCAAAAATATTAAAGTGGGCACCAAGGTTAAGGTGCATTACTAG
- a CDS encoding HD domain-containing protein — protein sequence MGLHQYIKGLSDLETLRRAPGAFKYQEHSVAAHSFKVASIAQMLGDIEEQSGNPVNWQRLYEKSLNHDYTERFIGDIKTPVKYATPTLRQMLARVEDSMTENFITGEIPERFQDIYRRRLGEGKDDTLEGRILSVSDKVDLLYEGYGEIEKGNPEHVFMEMYQESLRTIATFRDMPSVQYFISDVLPDMLDSDFVERDQLVAMTREILK from the coding sequence ATGGGATTGCATCAGTACATCAAGGGTTTAAGCGATTTGGAAACACTGCGGCGTGCACCCGGCGCGTTTAAGTACCAAGAACACTCAGTGGCAGCGCACAGTTTTAAAGTTGCTTCGATTGCCCAGATGCTCGGCGACATTGAGGAACAGTCCGGCAATCCGGTCAATTGGCAACGTCTGTACGAGAAGTCGCTCAACCATGACTACACGGAACGGTTCATTGGCGATATCAAGACGCCGGTTAAGTACGCCACCCCAACCCTGCGGCAGATGTTGGCACGGGTCGAGGACAGCATGACGGAAAACTTTATTACGGGTGAGATTCCAGAACGGTTCCAGGATATCTACCGGCGGCGTTTGGGCGAAGGTAAAGACGACACGCTCGAGGGCCGCATCTTGAGTGTATCCGATAAGGTGGACTTACTCTACGAAGGCTATGGCGAAATCGAAAAGGGCAATCCGGAGCACGTCTTCATGGAGATGTATCAGGAGAGCTTGCGCACAATTGCGACTTTCCGCGACATGCCTTCCGTCCAGTACTTTATTTCGGACGTCCTGCCCGATATGCTGGACAGTGACTTTGTCGAACGTGATCAGCTGGTCGCTATGACTAGGGAAATCCTTAAGTAG